GCGCTCGACCTCGGCGCCTACGAGCTCGCCGATCCCGCAGCGACGATATTCCTCGACGGCTTCGAAACCGGCACCACCGCCGCCTGGTCCGTCGCCGTCCCCTGAAGAGATCGGTGACAGTTACCGGTTTTCAGCGAAATCGGTAGCTGTCACCGATTTTCGCCGCCAGAGCGCGTCGAGGCTCCAGGCGCCTGCTCCCGCGGCGGATAGGTAGAGGAAGAGGAAGCAGTAGAGCACTGCCGGAACGCCGCCGTTCACGGTCGGCCAGAAGCCCTGCGGGGCGTGGAACTGGAAGTAGGCGACGGCCATCTCGCCGGAGAGGACGAATGCCGTCGGACGGGTAAAGAGCCCGACGACGATCAGCCCGCCGCCGATCACCTCGAGCACCGCGCCGATCCAGATCTGCGAGGGAAAGAGCGCCGTGGCGCCTCCCGGCATGCCGACCGGAAAGGCGAAGAGCTTCGAGGTGCCGGCGAGCAGGAACATCGCCCCCGCAACCACCCGCAGCAGGCACAGGAACTGCGGGCCGAACGTGGTCCAACGGCGAGCGAGAGGCGTTGTCGTCATGATCGTCCTCCATTCGAAAACACGGTTTCGGTCCAACCGCTTCAGGCGTCAGACGAAAGGGACGATGCGGCCCCTTCGCCTGGGCGGCGACAGTGGAACTTCTGCACGGAGCATGCCGCGCTCGAAAACCGGGGGCGGACTCCTCGTCGACGGGGGCAGGATCCGTGGCGCCTTCGCGGTCCTCCCGCCCGGTGACTCCGCTGCTTTCGAGGGGCTGTCTCCGATCGGCGTCAGACCTGGTTCGCGAGCTCCCGCACGGCGCCGCGGACAGGCTCCCACTCGGCACCGGCCGCTGCCGGGGCGGATTCGATTCGCGACCGCACCTCGCCGAGAAGCGCCCGCGCCCGATCGTGCCGGCCGAGGGCGAGTTCGCCGCGCACGAGCGCGAGCTGCAGCTCGACGAAACCGGGCCGCTCCCAACCGTAGTGCGTGTCTGCGAGCACGGTGAGCGCCTCCGAAATCAGCGCCACTCCCTGCGCGGCGCGGCCGGTCGCCACCAACGCCTCGCCGTGCCGGGCGCCGGCGAGCGCCGAGCGCACCGGGTCGACGAGCTCGAGCGCTTCGTAGCGCGCGACCGTCTCGCGCAGTATGGCCTCGGCCCGCGCCGGCTCGCCGATGCGAAGCAGGAGAGTGCCGTAGTTGCGCAGACAGTTGGCGAACTGATCGGCCTCGAAGGAGCCCGCGGGGAGGCCGCGCCAGATGGCGACGGCTTCCACGTAGCGCTGCTCCGCCTCCTGCGGCCGCGCCTGGTCGGCGAGCGCCACGGCGACCGAAGTGAGGGCCATGGCCACCTCGGGATGCCGATCCCCATGGATCTTCCGCGAGACGGCGAGAGCCTCCTCGAGCATCGCGAGGGCCTCTTGCGGC
This DNA window, taken from Thermoanaerobaculia bacterium, encodes the following:
- a CDS encoding DoxX family protein — its product is MTTTPLARRWTTFGPQFLCLLRVVAGAMFLLAGTSKLFAFPVGMPGGATALFPSQIWIGAVLEVIGGGLIVVGLFTRPTAFVLSGEMAVAYFQFHAPQGFWPTVNGGVPAVLYCFLFLYLSAAGAGAWSLDALWRRKSVTATDFAENR